Below is a genomic region from Helianthus annuus cultivar XRQ/B chromosome 2, HanXRQr2.0-SUNRISE, whole genome shotgun sequence.
TATATAGTCTTAAAATGTTGGAAAAAAAATAAGTTTCCGGTCACAACCCTAGCTATTCATTCTTGCGGGTCAAAGAATTACTtgtttttgacccgttacccaaccccTGACTTTACCACAACTACCAAATATTATTGCTAACATTTTATGGTCATTTCAGTAGAAGATGCAAATTGCTGGTGTTTCAGTCCCAAAAACCACATAGAATGAAAATTTCTGATGTCATAAGCAAAAGAATTCATATTTGAAATGGTCAAGAAAGTGCTTATATTACCCGTTAAGCCCAGTTCCTCTTGGATCGAAGTTGAGTGAGCTTATCCCTCCATTGCGCTGCAACATAAAGACACTACATGATTATGTGAAGAGCAGAACGCGTGGCAGTATTAAACGCACATTTTCAAGTGGCAGTATTATGCTCGTAGGATCATAAATGGATCGATTTAGGTTAAAATAACATATTTATGTAAGAAACTAAGAATAAGACGAAGTCACAAAACATACCAGCGTCTCTGTAACGTTCCTCAACGGCAGCAACAAGCATGTTCCGAACAAGATTAAACTCCTTGGTTTCAACACAAGGCTGCCCACTTGGTCTGTAAAAATTGCGTTCTTAGTAACTTCCGATAAAAAATATGTAGCGAGCCTTAATGACTATACCAATTTTAATATCATCCCaatactttttttttataaaatatcttTTCCGATACCTGTCGAGTTCTTTAAATATTAAGCCATCTGAAGAAGATTTCTGAATAGATGGCTTTGCAGATTCGACAATCTTCACGCCGTCACTAAATGCCAAGAACTTGTTCACTTGTATTGGAACCTGAATGCGTAAAAAGAAATCTTTCCACGCATTTATGACATAAAACAAATGAAAGTAAGGCACTATTAAGATGATAATGTCGTACGTACGTTGCACCTAACAGCAATATTGATGGCATCTGATGGACGAAGGTCAAAGCTAACACAAGCGGTTTCATCATCCACCTGAAATTGTGAACACCATGATGTTAATTATAGCAAAAGTATAGAAACATATTTAAAATGAATATTTCATCCATTAAATTGGTAATTATTTGAAGTTCATACCTTTGTGAGATACAACTGAGCAAAATACGCTTCGTGTATTCTCTTTGTTACTCGAACGAGTTTGACCTGAACATATGTTGTATAGTATATTTAGTTAAATTTATTTTTCATGTAGCTCCcaattttttaacatctaaaaGGGAAAAGCGGACAATGACGCAAATGTTTCTGCAGTGAGATTTTAGATGCCGCATATTAACGTTTTaatctataaaaaaaaaaaaaaaaacttactttATAGCCCATCTTATTAACCATATCCTGCACCACTTGATACATAGTTGGCCTAGCCTGAAACAcaacacaaaaaataaaaaaaaaaaaaaaatcaataactCAAAGAAATATACAATAAAAACACAAGAAAAAAAGTCAAATCAATTAGTCAACGGTAAGGAATCAGCATACGATTTGAACATTTCGCATTGCTGCCATGAGCAATACACTAGGCATCTCCACTGCAAAAAAAAAGGGAATGCAAAATGCTATGAGCAAGACCGTACGTGTGTGTATACGATTCCGAAAAAAATAAACATCCGGAAATTAATTtaaaatatatacatacaaacaATTATTGGAAGTAACAAGCCTGTCCCGTCTTCCATCTTCAATACAATAGCCGGATGCGGGGCGTAATCAGGCAGATGACCACCTTGAGGACTATTATGCGCACAATTTAGATATCTCCCATCCCTCATCTTAATCATAAACCCTTCCGGTCCACTCTTCACTTCAACTATATAAAAAACCAAACCAACATATTTAATTAAATCAAAATCACTAATTAAATAAAATTGTTTTGTTAATTAGCTTACCGGCTTCAACTACGCTAGAATTGACATAATCCGAGTCGTTCTCGTTAAAACTTTCTGCCATGCTACCATTTCCATTCGATGACGAACTATAAGTGCATGTAACGGTCTTTGACTTTGGTTGACCATGGATACGAACGCGACGATTATAAACACCTCTAAATCCCCACATCCCACTTGTAAGAGTTTTAGCCTTTGTTAACGACCCGTTAACTGCAGGAACTCCGTGAATACCTCCTTGCTTCCTATGTACAGACGGGCATACGACTGGACCTTGTAGAGAACTCATCATTCCTGTTACCAAAAATAAAAATACACCAAGAATCAACAAATCTTGACATATAAATCACATTGATGAATCAAAGTGGTACTATTTAAACTATAGATATTTATTCGATCACATGCCATCATAGTACATTATTAATGAATCATGAATCAACAATTATTACAATATAAAGTATTCGCATACCGATGTCGTATTTGACAACTAGTGCAACATATACGGATGTCAATGCGACGGGTTATTGATAATCCTAGACCTATATCCGACGATGAAACCATATCTCATATCTAGTCCCATACCCGATTACTCACTACCCGTTGGATATCGGTTAGTTTGACTAGACTCCCACGTGCAATTTTactattttagttttttttttatataaaatttattaaaataaCTAAAAAGTTAAGTGGATTATTCTAATAGGTTCCTTTTGGTAAATTCTCTTTAATTCTCACTACTTTTTTCTAAATTTGATAaggttctcactaattttttttattttttccaaACGCACAGGGTTCCTTGGAACCACAAATATGGGCTGGATCCGCCCCTGATCCCCTAATGTTGCGGATTTCCCGATTGGGTTCAGGTTCATTTGACATCCTAAGAGTATATGAGATCTAACCCCTGTTTAAAGTTTAAACTGTTGGAATCTAATTGTaacagatttaaaaaaaaaaacactagtcAGATCATCAAAATATTAGTTAATTATATTTGGTCAAAACAATTAAACTAAATAAATCACAAGAAAATAGCTAAATTAGATATCGTGCAGGTGAATCAAATCAAATTTcacaatttataaaaaaaaaaaaacaaaaaaacaaaaacaaaaactcCTTACCTAACTCACTTAAACTCCCAAACACTTCctaaaaatataattaataaaatcaTACTTGTTTGAACTAAATTAACACATCAACATAAAACtcaaaattcaaacaaattaATAACCGATCATCATAAATCCGTACTAATAGAGATGATCAACAACATAGATATAATTAACTAATAAAAGAACTGACCTGAATATGATTGAAAAAATAAAGGGTGGAGATTAGAAAGAAGATAGTTTGAACAACAAAGTGGATAATGGGAGAATATTAATGGAGATGGAGAGTGAGTTTATAGATATTTCTGGAGCAGGAGTTATAAGCGGTTTGGTTTTTCAATTATTTGTTTTTGTCAGGACGAAAATGCGACTGTCAAGGGAAAGGTACATATTAACGTATTTTAAACAAGGAATCTAGAAAACACTAAACAAAtatagtattttatgtttgtTACAAGACTTTATTGTTATTGAAAATAAtaaattgtttttaatttttgttgatAATTTTTGTTGATAGTTTTATATTTTTGATTGGTAGGATTAGTTTAAAATTGGTTTTCAGGTAATGAAATTTCAACTAACCATATATAATAAGTTTATAAATGTGAGGAACCTACAAAGCAGAGAACACCTGTAGTGGTCGAGGATTTGGACGTTTTTTTCACTAAAAAGTCTCACCACGTCCAAGTACACCGTCCCCGGGCATTTGCCTTCAAAAAGTTGGTTGGGTGTTTCCTTTAATTAAAATGCCAGAGAACTTTTGCTTTGGCCAATAGGAAATTTTCAAGTATTCCATGTAATAGTGCTTTCCTCGACTAATCTTTGGAGATACTATTAATCCGATTAATCGTTAGTCGATAGACCACCGACCGACTAGCACCAAAAGATTACcctaattaattaattatatcTTCAAATCCTAACTTAGTATATATTCATAGGTCCTGACAAGTTGGTGTAGTGGTTAATCACTTGTTTCTCTAACTCTCCTTAAGATTTCAAGTTCAACTTCCACTGGCATCACTTTAAAGCACATTGGTGTGGCAATGAAGTTTAGAACTAGGCTTCTCTAGAGTTCGCGAGTTCAAAAGCGAGTCGCAGTGGGCCTTCGGGGTGAGCGGGTTTTCCCCAGAACTGGTGGCTTAGTGGCTCTCGTATGCATTCAACTCTGACTGTTATGAAAGAGAGGATGCATTTATTCGATTGAGAATATCTAAAGACGTTTATCCGGTAATTTAGTTGCCCGTAAAAAAAGTACATATTCTCATTGAACATGTTTTTCAAAGATGATCCCTAGATTTATAGGACCATGTTTTGTTAAAGAGTCCAAATCAATAGTGGTTCCATTGACAAATGTTCCGGTCTAATCTAGTATAACATATCATACGAGTGTTGTGTATATCCTATTTTCATGTTTCGTATATATTTATTCTATCGATAGCCACGGTTCGGCGATTAAACTAGGTGTATGTGTTTGACACGTGTTTCACATTTGCGGCAATGAAGATGTCATGGATAAGGTTCCAACTTCAAAGTCCAAAGTGAGAATTATCCATTGTGAGCTCTTATTTTTAATCCTCCGTGGTCCACTCATCTACAAGTTGGCAGATTATATTTAAATTCATTTTTAAAAAGGATTCAATATCAAAATAACTTATTTCAAATAGGGTATGTTTGGGATGTAATTTTTAGCGGCTTTTATTAGCTTCTAGCtttaaatttttatgaaaaaacatctatttaataaaaagtcttgtttggttgaaagAGTTTGAAACTTTTAGGTTtagagcttgaagcttttggttgaacgctcctactagtagcaTTTAGAAAGAGTTACAAGCTTTTAGAAAAAAAttactattttaacctctaaagataataaactttttaatgcacaaacttttaaaatttttagttatctccattttggtaattttatacattttattaaaagttaTAGTTAGTttgccaaacaccaaatatatttaaaaactacagctactagctaccagcttccagccaccagctaccagccaccagctagttttgccaaacatacccttaatcgtattgtttagttgatttaaaaaaatatataatacttTAGTTGAAATTTACGAtatttacctatatattaaatttACAAGCAAATGAACAGTAACTCTACGCATGGATAAGCAAATGGTACCGCTAtcggtatcaaatttaccaaaccagGTATATTTTTGGTACCAATCCGGTATGACTTTTGACATTctcggtaccgattcggtaccgacttttaacattcggtaccggtttttactctcaaatactggtaccgtaccggtgtcgtaccaggtatattcggtaccggtacccaactTTGGGGGTTTTCGGTACCAAGACCTTTGAGCTCATGCCACGTAGCAACACAAGTATACCGTTTAGATTGTTTTTCATACACGCGGTAAGTAAATtctatttcgtttgaatgaggttttatatacacaacttttgttttcttttttgtctttttctataatgaatgaattgtaacaTGTAAAATTAACTGGGATATTTAAATTATTGATGAGTAAAtggtatcaaatcctgtaatcaaaccagtatcatatcggtaccaaatttactataccaaatcattttcggtaccaatttggtacccaccttttggcgttttcagaatcgttactttcggttcgacaccggtctagcaccatacatgtatttacttatttttaccttcaaataccatacagTACAGTACCGAGCATTTTTTGTGCTGGTACCTAATTTTGATTATTTCCGGGATCGGTACTTTGGATGCCATTACCTGTACCGAGCTCATCTATATTTTAATGGGTTAGTAACGttataactgaactgaaaacaaccgaattttcaACGTGTAGGACGTTTGGGTCCTACTATTATATTTTAGATTATTTAAAAAccattttttctatgttttgataTTCAGGATTGCTTGCCGTTGTCGACACGCGTTTTGCAAACATTggatccccgccgcaacgcggagTCGGAAAATCAACTAGTTAGTTGTAATTTATATagaaaaaaatctatttttttacTCTGTTGGTACTAAAGTGTTGAAATATGTCTTTTCTGATAAATTGGGGATTTTGATCTAATATTAGACAAAGAGTGGAGTAGGGTTGGTAAGTGTATCAGTTAGTTGTATAAATAAGAATTATAATTTACTGATTTGAACTTAATTATTTAAAGCAGAAATGGGATCTCCAATAACCGGAGATAAAAGATTCATATGAGAAAACGTGTCTATGCTTGAGCTTTATATACTGCTTTTGTGCAAAATTTTCAACAACTAAGAGATTCATTCGAGGAATACTGGGAGTAATTGAAGTAATGAGTCTCTAAATATTGGGAGGTTTATTACTTCAACTGCAATA
It encodes:
- the LOC110871780 gene encoding bifunctional nuclease 2, translating into MMSSLQGPVVCPSVHRKQGGIHGVPAVNGSLTKAKTLTSGMWGFRGVYNRRVRIHGQPKSKTVTCTYSSSSNGNGSMAESFNENDSDYVNSSVVEAVEVKSGPEGFMIKMRDGRYLNCAHNSPQGGHLPDYAPHPAIVLKMEDGTGLLLPIIVLEMPSVLLMAAMRNVQIARPTMYQVVQDMVNKMGYKVKLVRVTKRIHEAYFAQLYLTKVDDETACVSFDLRPSDAINIAVRCNVPIQVNKFLAFSDGVKIVESAKPSIQKSSSDGLIFKELDRPSGQPCVETKEFNLVRNMLVAAVEERYRDAAQWRDKLTQLRSKRNWA